A segment of the Delphinus delphis chromosome 20, mDelDel1.2, whole genome shotgun sequence genome:
CTTCTTCCTGCTCCCCAACTCAGACTAACAGCTTCCCTTTCACACACAGCTGTAGCTTCCACTGAGTATTCTAATGCCTAAGCCCCATCCCCGCACCAAGACAGGGGTATGAACAGCCGCACGAGGAATGCGTGGGAGAGACgtaaaaaaggaaagatacaaAGGGATCAAGGACCCTTAGGGAGGGCTTCCTTACCCCATCTGAAACAGCTCTGGTGTACCGGGGCTAGCCGCAGCCTTAGGTCATAAAGCTCAAGTGAAAACCAACCAAAGCAGGGCTATCAAAAGGCAGAAGGTGACCCTCTTCTGGGTAAGAAAGTAAGAGCAGTGAAAAAACCAAATGCCCATTATCaacaagaaattaattttatttttaaatccaagACACCAGAACAAATAAGGAGACTCCTACCCTTGGCTGGCAAACTTAAGTGGTGACCAAGAAGGTTTGGGGAGAGGATGACAGCAACAGGGAGGGTAGGAACACGTCCAATCAACTGGTGGGAGGCTCTCTTCACTCTGGCGCAGCCTCCATCAAATACCCGTTCTCTGGAGCAAGGTACCCGTCACCTCCCTCGGACTCCATGTACATGTCTCGGCCGTCGCTGCCCAGGCCCTCCAGCCCGTTGTCCTGCCCACCGCCACCCGCCCCACCTCGAGCCTCATCCCTGCCCCGTTCACCACCCCGCTCCCCTCGCTTGTGCTCCCGATCGCGCTCGCGATCGCGGTCCCGGCGCCGCTCCCGGTCGCTCCGGTGGCTCCGACGGCGCTCCCGATCCCGATCCCGGCCCTTCTCCTCTGGGCCATCGGGGCCGTCGGGACCCAGCTCCCCGGGAGGCCCATCATCAGGAGGCGCGTCGCCGGCCTCGGAGGGCTCTGCCATGTCGCCGCCACCTCCGCTGCCTCGCAGCTCCTCCTTGCGTTCCCGCTCCCGCCGCGCCCGCTCACGGCTCCGGCTGCTGCGCCGCTTCCGATCCCGGTCCTTGTCCTTGCTCCGCTCCCTGGAGCGCCGCCGCTCCTCCTTGTCACGACTCCGCGAGCGCCGCCGCCGGTCCCGAGAGCGGGAGCGTCGTCGTTCTCGCTCCTTGTCTCGCTCGCGGCTCCGCTCCCTGCGCTCCCGCTCGCGGTCCCGGTCCCGGTCCCTgtggggaagcggggaggggccgGGCCTGGATGAGGTGGGCAGAGGTTTGCGGCAGGGCTCCCCCACTGACCGCCCCCGTCCCAGGACACCGGCTGCCCAATCTCACCTCTCATCGTAGCGGGAGGTGTCGTCCCGGCCGGAGTGCCGGATGTTCACGTCAGCGCCACCTCTCCGGGTTCCGCCTAGGCCAcctcctgggggcgggggcaggccaCAGCGGGTTAGTCCGGGCGGGGCCCACAGCAGGGCGAGCGAGGGGCAGCAAGGGGCGCGGCAAAGGCCACCAAGCACCTCTGCCGGCGCCTACGGGGCCAGGTGCCGTGAGGACCTTCTGCCGCACTTCTCTAACACAACACGCACGCTCTTCAGAGATCAGAGGACTTCCACAGCGCGAGCTGGGAGCTCCTGTAATTGACTCCAAAGCTCACCATCTTCACCACTACAGACGCGCACAGCCTCCTGGCAAATCCTGTCTTCCAGTcatc
Coding sequences within it:
- the SNRNP70 gene encoding U1 small nuclear ribonucleoprotein 70 kDa isoform X2, which produces MTQFLPPNLLALFAPRDPIPYLPPLEKLPHEKHHNQPYCGIAPYIREFEDPRDAPPPTRAETREERMERKRREKIERRQQEVETELKMWDPHNDPNAQGDAFKTLFVARVNYDTTESKLRREFEVYGPIKRIHMVYSKRSGKPRGYAFIEYEHERDMHSAYKHADGKKIDGRRVLVDVERGRTVKGWRPRRLGGGLGGTRRGGADVNIRHSGRDDTSRYDERDRDRDRERERRERSRERDKERERRRSRSRDRRRRSRSRDKEERRRSRERSKDKDRDRKRRSSRSRERARRERERKEELRGSGGGGDMAEPSEAGDAPPDDGPPGELGPDGPDGPEEKGRDRDRERRRSHRSDRERRRDRDRERDREHKRGERGGERGRDEARGGAGGGGQDNGLEGLGSDGRDMYMESEGGDGYLAPENGYLMEAAPE
- the SNRNP70 gene encoding U1 small nuclear ribonucleoprotein 70 kDa isoform X1; this translates as MTQFLPPNLLALFAPRDPIPYLPPLEKLPHEKHHNQPYCGIAPYIREFEDPRDAPPPTRAETREERMERKRREKIERRQQEVETELKMWDPHNDPNAQGDAFKTLFVARVNYDTTESKLRREFEVYGPIKRIHMVYSKRSGKPRGYAFIEYEHERDMHSAYKHADGKKIDGRRVLVDVERGRTVKGWRPRRLGGGLGGTRRGGADVNIRHSGRDDTSRYDERPGPSPLPHRDRDRDRERERRERSRERDKERERRRSRSRDRRRRSRSRDKEERRRSRERSKDKDRDRKRRSSRSRERARRERERKEELRGSGGGGDMAEPSEAGDAPPDDGPPGELGPDGPDGPEEKGRDRDRERRRSHRSDRERRRDRDRERDREHKRGERGGERGRDEARGGAGGGGQDNGLEGLGSDGRDMYMESEGGDGYLAPENGYLMEAAPE